One genomic window of Eggerthella timonensis includes the following:
- a CDS encoding branched-chain amino acid transaminase gives MADITEVDYIWKNGEMLPWAEATTHVLSHSLHYGSGVFEGIRCYQNPETKKSYVFRLRDHMERLHRSCKIALIDLPYTVDELCEATLEVIRKNNLPSCYIRPIVYRGYGVMGVDPTGASTDVAIAAWPWDTYLGADALESGVAVGVSSWRQRSNNAIPPSMKSTASYMNSILAKLEAKQHGYVEAIMLNEAGLVCEGTGENLFIVRDGILSTPPLSDGLLEGITRDTILCLADDLEIPAIEESLTRSDLYVADEVFMTGSAAELTPIGSVDGREVGKPGEITRLLQDRFFAVVYGNIEEYGEWLDEVTPA, from the coding sequence ATGGCAGACATCACCGAAGTGGATTACATCTGGAAGAACGGGGAAATGCTCCCCTGGGCCGAGGCTACCACGCATGTCTTGTCCCACTCGCTGCATTACGGCTCCGGCGTGTTCGAGGGCATCCGCTGCTATCAGAACCCCGAGACGAAGAAGAGCTACGTCTTCCGCCTGCGCGACCACATGGAGCGCCTGCACCGCAGCTGCAAGATCGCGCTGATCGACCTGCCCTACACGGTGGACGAGCTGTGCGAGGCGACGCTCGAGGTCATCCGCAAGAACAACCTGCCGTCGTGCTACATCCGCCCCATCGTGTACCGCGGGTACGGCGTGATGGGCGTGGACCCCACCGGCGCATCCACCGACGTGGCCATCGCCGCGTGGCCGTGGGATACCTACCTGGGTGCCGACGCGCTCGAAAGCGGCGTGGCCGTGGGCGTGTCGTCGTGGCGTCAGCGCTCGAACAACGCCATCCCGCCGTCGATGAAGTCCACGGCTTCCTACATGAACTCCATCCTGGCGAAGCTCGAAGCCAAGCAGCACGGCTATGTCGAGGCCATCATGCTGAACGAAGCGGGCCTCGTGTGCGAGGGCACGGGCGAGAACCTGTTCATCGTGCGCGACGGCATCCTGTCGACGCCGCCGCTGTCCGACGGCCTGCTCGAAGGCATCACGCGCGACACCATTCTGTGCCTGGCCGACGACCTGGAGATTCCCGCCATCGAGGAAAGCCTCACGCGCAGCGATCTCTACGTGGCCGACGAGGTGTTCATGACCGGCTCGGCCGCCGAGCTCACGCCCATCGGCAGCGTCGACGGTCGCGAGGTGGGCAAGCCGGGCGAGATCACCCGCCTGCTGCAAGACCGCTTCTTCGCCGTGGTGTACGGCAACATCGAAGAGTACGGCGAGTGGTTGGACGAGGTTACGCCGGCTTAA